From Bacteroides uniformis:
AATCAACTGGTAGCCACCGGCAAAAGTATCAATGCAGAGCCGGTGGAGGTGTCCATGCCCCGGAATGCCAAGTTGTGGAGTCCGGATTCCCCCTTCCTCTATACGCTGAAAGTGACTCTGAAAAGCGGAGGCAAGGTAGTGGATAAGGTGGACAGCTATGCTGCCATGCGTAAGTACTCCACCCGTCGTGACGCGGATGGCATCGTACGCCTGGAACTAAATAACGAGGCTTTGTTCCAGTTTGGACCGCTGGACCAGGGTTGGTGGCCCGACGGACTGTATACAGCTCCCACAGACGAGGCTTTGCTGTATGATGTACAGAAGACGAAAGATTTCGGTTTCAATATGATTCGCAAGCATATCAAGGTGGAACCGGCACGTTGGTACACACATTGTGACCGTTTGGGTATCATCGTATGGCAGGATATGCCGAGCGGTGACCGTAATCCGGAATGGCAGAACCGCCGCTATTTCGACGGAACAGAACTGAAACGCTCCGCCGAATCCGAAGCCTATTATCACAAGGAATGGAAGGAAATAATGGATTGTCTCTACTCTTATCCGTGTATCGGTACATGGGTACCGTTCAACGAAGCCTGGGGGCAGTTCAAGACGGTAGAGATAGCCGAATGGACGAAACAGTATGACCCGACCCGTCTGGTGAATCCGGCAAGTGGCGGTAACCATTATACTTGCGGTGACATGCTCGACCTCCACAACTATCCCCAACCGGAGATGTATCTGTATGATGCACAGCGTGCCACGGTTTTGGGTGAGTATGGCGGCATCGGCCTTGTCTTGAAAGACCATATCTGGGAACCGAACCGCAACTGGGGATATGTTCAGTTCAACTCTTCCAAAGAAGTGACTGATGAGTACGTGAAATATGCCGATATGCTGTATCAGATGATAAAAAGAGGTTTCTCGGCAGCCGTCTATACACAGACCACGGATGTGGAGGTGGAAGTGAACGGTCTGATGACTTACGACCGCAAGGTGATAAAGCTGGATGAGAAACGCGTGAAAGAGATAAATACACGTATCTGCAATTCACTTAAGAAATAGGGGCATTTACAATTTACCATTTACAAAGTACAATTTGGCTGCGCTGTCATCTGCATAGTTAAATTGTACTTTGTAAATGGTAAATTGTACATTAAAAATGTTGTTATGAAACGATTGATTATAAAGCTTTTCCTTAGTCTGTGCCTATGGGCGGTATTGCCGGTCTGTGCGCAGGATGCTGTTCATTACTATTTCAGAACGATGGATATCCGGAACGGTCTTTCGCAGAACACCGTGTATCAGATTTTGCAGGATAGGAAAGGCTTTATGTGGTTCGGAACCAAGGACGGTCTGAACCGTTATGACGGATTGTCTTTCCGTATTTACAAGAAAGAGAACTCCGGTTTAGGAAAGAACTTCATAACTGCGCTCTACGAGGACCGCCGGGGAAATATCTGGATTGGTACCGATGGGGGAGTCTTTATTTACGACCCGGTACTGGATTCCTTTACCGCTTTCGATGAGGCCAGTGATAACGGCAGTATCATCAGGGATTTCGTCACCATGATTGGAAGTGACGAGGACGATAATATCTGGATATCGGTAGAAAACCAGGGGTTGTTCTGCTATAAACCGGATGAAGGGAGGCTGCTGAACCATCTGCACGATTCGGGACTGCCCAATGTAACCCGCTTTTGGCTGAATGGGAATACGTGTTGGCTGGCCTTGTATGCGGATAATCTTTACTATACGAAAGCTGACTTTGAAACTCCTCTGCAGCCTTTCAAGGACGCGGAAGGAAATGAGATTTTCAAGAATGATATTATCAACTGGCAGGTCAGCGGACCCCATAACTGCGTGTATATCGCTTCGCTGAACGGGTTGACAGAGATAAATCAGACTACAGGCAAGACGCGGAAACTGCTGAACACCTATGTGAGGGCTTTGCAGTTCAAATCTGACAACGAGCTGTGGGTGGGCGCAGAGTCCGGCTTGTATATTTACAATCTGACGAATGACAAGATTACCCATTTAACCGTTCCCGACCAGGATGATTTGTATGCATTGTCGGACAATGCCATTTATTCGCTCTGTTGCGACAAGGAGAACGGCATGTGGATAGGTTCTTATTTCGGTGGAGTGAATTATTGTCCTTATCAGTGGACTTATTTCGAGAAATTCTATCCGAGAGACAATCTCAGGCATTTCGGCCGTCGTGTACGGGAAATCTGTGAAAGTAATGATGGCACCTTGTGGATAGGTACCGAAGACAAAGGCTTGTTCAATTACAATCCGGAAAACGGAAAGATAGAGCCTTTTGAGCATCCGGCCATTTATCAGAATGTCCACGGCCTTTGCCTGGACGGGGATGATTTGTGGGTGGGTACGTTCTCCGGTGGTCTGAACCGGGTGAATCTTCGGACCAGGCAGGTGAAACATTATGCCAAGGGTGAGAGTGAGAATTCCATGGTCGCCAATGACGCCTTTACCATTTGCAGGACCACTACGGGAGACGTGTGGATAGGCACCACGTCCGGTCTGTTGAAGTACAATCGCTCTACAGATGACTTTACCCGGATTCCTCAGCTGAAGAATATGTTTACTTATAACATTCTGGAGGACTTCAACGGAAATCTGTGGTTTGCTACTTTCTCCAATGGAGTGTTCTGCTACAATGTAAGAAGCCAGCAGTGGAGGAATTATCTGTCTAATGAGAATGATTCGACCTCTCTTCCCTACAATAAGGTAATCAGTATCTACGAAGACAGCAGGAAGCGTCTGTGGTTCATGACGCTGGGTGAGGGCTTTTGCCGCTACAATCCGGAAACGGACAATTTTACCCGTTATGACATGTCGAAAGGATTTCCGAGCAACACTATCTACAAGATGGTCGAGGATAAGCGGGGTAACTTATGGATTACTTCCAATTATGGTCTGGTCTGCTTCAATCCCGATACGGAGAGCAAACATGTCTATACCACGGCAAACGGGCTGCTGAGCAACCAATTTAATTTCCAGTCCGGTTACATTGACAAGAAGGGACGCATCTATTTGGGAAGTATCAACGGATTCATAGCCTTTGACCCGGAAACTTTTGTGGAGAACACTTTTCTCCCTCCCGTAGTGATTACAGATTTTTATCTGTTCAACAAACGGCTTTCGGTGGATAGTCCGGATTCTCCTTTGGAGAAGAGCATCACCTATGCGGATGAGATAGAGCTGGATGCCGACCAGAATTCTTTCTCTTTTCAGGTTGCAGCCCTGAGTTACCAGGCACCCGAAATGAATGGTCTTGAATGTAAGCTGGAAGGCTTTGACCGCGACTGGTATACGGTAGGGCGGAATTCCATCATCAACTATTCAAACCTTCCTTATGGAAGCTATACATTGCGTATAAAAGGTTCCAACAGCGATGGCAAGTGGAACGCGACGGAACGTGTGCTCGACATCCATATTCATCCTCCTTTCTATCTCTCCACTTGGGCGTATGCTGTTTATACGGTATTGGCGTTATGTTCACTGGCTGCTGTAATTATCTATTTCAGAAAACGGACCCGGCAGAAGCATCAGCAGGCTATGGACAAGTTTGAGCGGGAAAAGGAACGGGAGTTGTATACTGCGAAGATAGACTTCTTCACGAATGTGGCGCATGAGATACGTACACCGCTTACACTGATAAAGAGTCCGCTCGAGAATGTATTGGCTTCCCGTTCTGTTTCGGATGACATCAGGGATGATTTGGAGACCATGGAACTGAACACCAACCGACTGCTTGATTTGGTGAACCAGTTGCTGGACTTCCGGAAGACGGAGACACAAGGCTTCCAATTGAATTTTGTGGAATGTGACGTGTCTGAGCTCTTACAAAAGACGTATAAGCGTTTCAAGCCTTTGGCACGTGAAAGGGGGCTGGCATTGAGTATAGAGACTCCCGAAAGCTTGTATGCTTCGGTTGATAGGGAAGGGCTTACCAAGATTATCAGCAATCTGCTGACCAATGCGATAAAGTATTCGGAGACCTATATACGCATCAGGCTATATTCGGAAGGTGAAAGACTGCTGCTTTCTGTATGCAATGACGGCCTTGTCATTCCGGTAGAGATGCGCGAGGAGATTTTCAAGCCGTTCATCCAGTATAAAACCGGTACCTTGCGCTCTGTACCCGGCACCGGTATCGGGCTTGCACTTGCCCGTTCATTGGCCGAACTCCATGAGGGTACGTTGTACATGGAAGATTCGATGGAGAACAACTGTTTCCTGCTGTCACTTCCGCTGAAGCACGAGCAGACGGTGGCTATGGAGCATAAAGAACCGGTAACGGGCGGGGAATCCTCTGAGGAAAGTGGTGCAGGTACTGCCTTGGAACAGCACCGGTATACTCTTTTGGTGGTGGAAGACAGTCTGGAAATGCAGGCATTTGTTGTGAAACAGCTCTCTTCGGAATATCGTGTGCTGACTGCCGTGAATGGGGTGGAAGCTTTGAAGGTGTTGAAGGAACATACTGTAAATCTTGTCATTTCAGACATTATGATGCCCGAGATGGATGGATTGGAGCTGTGCGAGCATCTGAAGTCCGAGCTTGACTATAGCCATATACCGATTATCCTGCTTACGGCGAAGACGACTCTTCAAGCCAAAATAGAGGGAATGAAGCTGGGGGCTGACGTATATATAGAGAAACCTTTCTCCGTGGAATATCTGAAAGTTTGTGTGGCCAATCTGCTGAACAACCGTGAGAAGCTACGGGCTTCTTTTGTCAATTCTCCCTTTGTGCAGACGGGCAGTATGGCAATGACAAAGGCAGATGAATCTTTCCTTAAAACATTGAAGGAAGTGGTGGTTGCCAATATGCAGAATCCGGATTTCTGCCTGGATGATATGGCAAGCCTGCTGAACATGAGCCGGTCGAGCCTGAACCGGAAGATAAAGGGCATATTGGATATGACTCCCAATGACTACATCCGTCTGGAGCGGTTGAAGAAAGCGGCGCAGCTTTTAAAGGAAGGAGAGTGTAAAATCAATGAGGTTTGCTATATGACCGGCTTCAATACTCCTTCCTATTTTACCAAGTGCTTCCAAAAACAATTTGGTATTCTGCCCAAAGACTTCGTGAAATGATAGCATGGAATGCTTGCTAAATATAACAATCCAATCAAATGCCCCTGAGGTGTCTCTCAGGGGCATTTTTTGGATTTATAATTGCATAGATTGAAGCGATATTTGCATTAATTTTAGCTTTATGCGGATATATTTGCATCCGAAAGCCAACAATTTATAATACTATGACCCCTATGCCTATGACGTAACAAATCCTAATCAATGTTCTATGATTGGCAGAAGTGACTAATCACTTTCTGCGGTGTATTTAAAAAGCGGGCGTTAGTTTCCGCATAGTTTTAAAATCTAATTCTATAAAAAATGATCAAGAAAATCTTATTCTTATTCTTTGTTGTGTTTGCAGCTACCGCTTATTCACAAGATGTGACCATAACGGGAACGGTGACGGATGCAAATAGTGAGCCTTTGGTGGGCGTGAATGTATTGGTGAAGGGTACTACCACGGGTGCCATTACCGATATTGACGGTAATTTCTCAGTGAGTGGAAAAAAAGGAAGTACACTCGTTTTCTCTTATATCGGTATGCTTACGCAGGAAGTTGTCTATAAGGGAACTGCCTTGCGCGTGGTGATGAAAGATGATTCGAAAGCACTGGAAGAAGTGGTTGTCATCGGTTATCAGACCGTGAAGAAGTCCGACTTGACTGGAGCGGTTGCCGTTGTTGATACCAAGGAAATGAAGAAAAGCGCTGCAGGAACACTGGTCAGCCAGATGCAGGGTTTGGCAACCGGTATTAACGTACGCAGTAGCGGTAGGGCGGGCGAAGATGCCTCTATTGAAATTCGCGGTGTCGGTTCTTTGAGTAATAACTCTCCGTTGTGGGTAATTGATGGTATGATTACAGATCCGGGAGTTGACTTCAACCCTGCAGATGCAGAATCCATCCAGATTCTGAAGGACGCTTCTGCTGCTGCCATCTACGGTTCGCGTGCTGCCAATGGTGTGATTATCGTTACTACCAAGAAGGGTACGAAAGGTCCCATGAAGGTGAATGTAAGCGTAAAGGAAACATTGGAATGGAGCCCGAAATTTGATTTGATGAATGCGGCAGAATATATCAAGTATAATGATATTGCCTATAATGAAGCTATCAAAGATGGCATTGCTACTGTAAACAGCACTCAGAAACACTCACAGTATGATACCAACTGGCAGGATGAAGTGTTGAAGACCGCATTGGTGCAGGACTACAACGTATCACTCTCCGGTGGCGGTGACTCCGGTAGTTATTTTGTATCAGCCGGCTACTATAACAATGACGGCGTTTCTTATGGAAATACTTTCGACCGTTATAGCTTCCGTGTCAATACACAAGGTAAAAAGGGCTGGTTCTCTTTTGGTGAAAACTTGGCTTATTCACTCACAAACACAGACCCGAACCAGACCAATACCTACAATGACTTTTTGCGTATGATGCCTACTATTCCTATCTATGATGAGAATAATCCGGGTGGATATGGCTATGGTGATGCTGCCAAATACAATACTTTTGGTGTGAACCCGATTGCCCGTGAAGATTTGGAATACCGTCATTTCCGCCAGAATCGTCTGAATGGTTCTTTATGGTTGGAATTCAAGCCATTCGAATTCCTTTCCTATAAATTCAATGGTGGTATTGACCTTTACTTTTATGAGAATTCATGGTTCCGTGGAGAAGGTAACTGGACTCAGAATCAGGAACACCGTGATCCGGAAAGCCAGAAGGCGCGTGACAATACCTACAACATGTTGATTGAGCACACGTTGAACTTCAATAAGGATTTTGGCAAGCATCATGTGGATGCTGTAGTCGGTACTACTTACCAGCACCATGAATGGGAAGGCTTGTGGGCTTCCCGTCTGAACTTCCCGATGTTGGGTAACGGTGATTATCTGACTGTATTGAATGCCGGACAAAGCAACCAGCAGAATTCAAACAGTATCAGTGAGAATGCGATGATTTCTTATTTGGGACGTGCGAACTACATTTATGATGATAAATACTATCTGACTGCCACCTTCCGTCGTGACGGAACCTCCCGTCTGGCTAAGGAAAACCGTTGGGGTAATTTCCCGTCATTCTCCGGTGCCTGGAGAATTTCAAAAGAGGAATTCTTTGATGTGCCTTGGATTAATGATTTGAAGATTAGAGGTAACTGGGGCCGTCTTGGTAACTCTTCCATTGGCGATTGGGATTATATTGGAACTATCAATCAGAGTATTGTAACTGTATTCGGAGGTGCTATTGTTCCGGGTTCTACTCAGGTGAAACTTGTGAATGCAGGTCTTGTTTGGGAAACGAAAGAAACGGTGAATGTAGGTTTTGATGCCAGCTTCCTTAACCAGCGCTTGACTGTCAGCGCAGAGTATTACAACTCAAAGACCAGTGATGTATTGGCAGAGACTCCGATTGCCATTTCTACCGGTAACCAAGGAGGTTCTCCATGGAAAAATGCTGCCAGCTTGCGCAACAAGGGCTTCGAGTTTACACTTGGTTGGAAAGACCAGATTTCGGACTTTAAGTATAGCGCTTTGCTGAATGTGACTACTATGGATAACGAAGTATTGAGCTTGGGCCGTGATGGTACTAATAGGGATTATATTGATTCCGGTCAGGCAAGAACCAAACCGGGCAGATCTTTGGCTGAATTTTATTTGAGAAAGACAGACGGTATTTTCAAGACACAAGAACAGATTGATAATTATGTGACATCTACGGGTACCCCCATTATGATTGAGGGAAAGCGTCCTCAATTGGGAGATGTCAAGTATCTCGATTTGAATGATGATGGAGAGATTACTGATGCCGACCGTGGTTATTGTGGTAGCCCCTGGGCCAAGATGCAAATGTCATTGGTATTCAATGCAGAATGGAAGAACTTCGATTTCAGTATGATGTGGAATGGTCAGTTCGGCAATAAGATATACAACGTATCCCGCTGGCAAGGACGTCTGTTTGCAGACAACTCCAACTATATCCGTTTTAAAAAGGGTGAAGAACCTTACCAGGTAAATCCTAACTCCAATACCCCGCGTATCATTTACGGTGATTTCCGCAACTCCCGTGATGCCGACCGTTTCCTGGAGAATGGCTCTTACTTCCGTATGAAGAACATTTCCATTGGATATAACTTCAGACAAGATTGGTTGAAGAATTTGGGAGTCGAGAAGCTCCGTCTGTTTGCTACCGGCAGCAATTTGATTACCATCACCGGATATTCCGGCTTGGATCCTGACTTCAAGGGTGCGAATTCCGTTTGGAACAGTGGTACGGACAGCTTTGCATATCCCAATACCCGTTCGGTAATGTTTGGATTGGATTTGACCTTTTAACTTATAAATCAGCTTATAAATTATGAAAAAGATATATTATGGATTAATGCTTGCAGGTGCCTTGACGTTGTGCACCGGATGCAGTTCGAGTTTATTGGATATTGATAATCCCAATGAAGTGACCAATGATACTTATTGGAATAAGCCGGAAGATGCGACAGCCGGTGTGAATGCCTGCTACAGTTTTCTTTATAAGGAAGGTACTTGGATGCGTTGGCTCTCTTTCCGCTATGATTTGACTTCGGACGAAGGATGGAGTTCTTCTCCTTGGATTGAATTGGGCGACTGGACACGTTTCCTTTACAACAACTATAATTTTTATGAAGGCAACAACATACATTGGGAGCATTTCTATGTAGGTATTTTCCGTTGTAATCAGGTGTTGGCTCATGTTCCTTCTATTGAAATGGACGAGACGACGAAAAACCAGGTACTGGCACAAGCTTCTTTCTTGCGTGCATTGTGGTATTTTCAGGTAAATCTGTTGTGGGATAAAGGAACTATGCCGTTGGAGCCTAAAGATGCTTCCTATATACCGGAAGATGCTTCCGAGCAGGAAATATGGGACCAGGTAGAGAAAGATTTGACTTTTGCCATGCAGTATTTGCCGGAATCTTGGGATGCTGCCAATCTGGGACGTGCTACCAAAGGTGCTGCCAAGGCATTGTTGGGCAAGGCTTATATGCAACAACATAAGTATGACAAGGCAAAGGAACAGTTGCAATGGCTGATTGATAAAGAGGGCTCTTTGTACGGTCTTATTGCCAACCGTGAGGATAACTTCACCGACTTGGACGAGAACAACAAGGAAGGCATCTTTGAAATTCAGTTCGATGACCAGAACAAGGGTGGCACGGGTAATGACGCCAGTATGGCATTCGGTTTCCAGCGTACTCAGTTCTATGCTCCGAGTGGTATAGGTTGGGGAGACGGTAAGGCACGCCGCTGGCTGGTAGACGAGTTCTTGAAAGAGAAGCGTGTGGACGGAAAGAACGACTTGCGTTTGTACGGTAGCATTTTGTACCGTGGATTCTCACAAGACTTCCCCGACCAGCCGAAAAGTTACTATAGATTTGAAAATGCCGATTGGAATGACGGTTGGGGAACTGACCCGGAAGACTGCTATATCCGTAAATACAATACTTCGTACTATCGTAGTGCAGAAGATTATTTTGCCCGTAACAACTATCGTATCATGCGTTACGCAGATATACTGATGAACTATGCAGAGTGTCTTGTTGAAACGGGAACCAATCCTGCCGATGCTGCTGTTTATGTGGACAAGGTAAGAGAACGTGCCGGTCTGGCCAAGTTGGAAGACAGTCAGTGGAAAGACTGCTTGAGCTCTAAAGATGCCTTTATCAAGCGTCTGCAGATGGAACGTACATTGGAACTCTGTTTCGAAGGTTGGCGTTGGGCTGACTTGAAGCGTTGGGGATTACTTGATTCCCAGGCTGGAATTGATGAACTGAAAGCTCGTGACAAGGACTTTGACAACTTTATTGTCGGCAAGCACAGACGTCTGCCTATTCCAAGAGATGAGGTGGAAAACAGCACAGTAGGTGGTGTTGCACATCTTACTCAGAATCCTAACTATTAATAACCGAAGAAGGCTATGCCCGGAAGCCTGTTCCCATTCAGGATGCTTCCGGCATAGCCTTTTCTTTCTTAAATCTTATACCATATGCTTGTCTGTAAAAAACTACTATTACCATTCGCTTTTGCCTGTTGCGGCGCTTTGTTTGCGCAGAACATCCAGAATCCGGTACTTCCGGGAGTGGCGGATGCCGGCGTAATGAAATACAACGGCAAATACTATATTGGCGGGGTCCGTACAAACGGGGATTTCTATGTGTCCGATGACCTGGTTCATTGGGGGAAACCTATCCATGTCGTATCCATGGACAATGACTGGACCAGAGGCAGCGGAGCCGGAAATGACCAGATTCATGCCAATGACATGTTCTATCTGAACGGAGATTTTCATTTGTACTGGTCGGTCAATTATTGGGGGAAGGACAAGCATGCCGTTCACATTGTACATGCGCAGAGCAAAGATGCCCTGGGCGCTTACACAGAGCCGAACAAGAAGACATGGATGGATAACCGTATCGACCCCAAAGTTTTCAGAGATGATGACGGGCAACTATACATGTATATGGTACGCTTTACCGATGGGAATACCATCTGGGGACGTAAAATGAAGAACCCGGCAGAATTTGCCGGCGAACCGGTGTGCCAGTTCGCCTCATTGCCGGACACATGGGAAACGATGGATAACAGAGTGGCGGAGGGACCGTGGGTCATGAAGTATAGAGACCGCTACTATATGATGTACAATGCCAACCACACCTCTACAGAGTGGGGCAATTATCAGTTGGGAGTTGCTGAGGCAGACTCTCCTTTAGGTTTTCAAAATGGTAATAAATATAGCTATCCGGTTGTAGGCTGCAATCAGACACAACTGGAGGAGAAGCAAGTGGATTTATTGCGGTATGGCCGCACGTATGAGCCGTTGTTTGCTTATACGGAGAGCAAACCGGGAAGCGATTGGACAAAAGTGACCTACGATGACTCCGGCTGGGCGAGGGGGGAGACCGGCTTTTCGTCCCGTGAAGTGAAAGGTTCCACCACCCGGCATCTGGGCACCTTGTGGAATACGCCCTCCTTATGGTTGCGAAAGACTTTCTCTGCCGGTAGCGAAACCGGCAACCTGGCATTGCGTGTCGCTCACGACGGAGATACCCGGATTTATCTGAACGGAACACTTGTCTACGAGAAGCAGGGGCGTGATTATTGTATCGTGAACCTGGACAAGAAGCTGCGTGCTGCTTTGAAGGAAGGCACGAATCTGCTTGCCGTAGAAACAAACAAGGGACGTTCGCAATTCTTCGACGTTTCTCTGTTCGATATGAAAGACGGTATTGCCGATGATATTCTGATGACTCCCGGTCAGCCCAATATTTTGAGAGGCCCCAACGGATTTGAATGGTGGCTGATTTATATGGCAAACAAGAACGATGAGCATCGGGGGCAATATATCAACCGTGTCCAGTTCTTCGACAAGACGTTGTTTGTGGATGGTATCACCGGCCCTCGCACGGCAGGTTATCATCCCGAACCTTCGATGCCTACCTTTGCGGGTAAAGGCGAGACAGCTTCGTTCGGTGTGTTGCAACAAGTACAGCCGTCCGTGGCTTACTTGTTCGAGACGGGAGTCAAGACCGAGGGTGGAGCCGGCATCGTTGCCTGGTGGAAGGATGCGGATAACTGTGCCTATGTCGGTCTGGATGCC
This genomic window contains:
- a CDS encoding glycoside hydrolase family 2 protein → MRRFFLISSFLTLFAIGSSAQWKPAGDKIKTDWASQINPANVLPEYPRPIMERSDWKNLNGLWNYAVINKGEHLPAEFEGQILVPFAIESSLSGVGKRINENQELVYQRSFEIPSAWKGKQVLLHFGAVDWKTDVWVNDVKVGSHTGGFTPFSFDITAALSGKGNNQLVVKVWDPTDKGPQPRGKQVSNPEGIWYTPVSGIWQTVWMEPVAGKHIKNLRITPDIDRNLLTVKAELNSACPSDFVEVNVYDGNQLVATGKSINAEPVEVSMPRNAKLWSPDSPFLYTLKVTLKSGGKVVDKVDSYAAMRKYSTRRDADGIVRLELNNEALFQFGPLDQGWWPDGLYTAPTDEALLYDVQKTKDFGFNMIRKHIKVEPARWYTHCDRLGIIVWQDMPSGDRNPEWQNRRYFDGTELKRSAESEAYYHKEWKEIMDCLYSYPCIGTWVPFNEAWGQFKTVEIAEWTKQYDPTRLVNPASGGNHYTCGDMLDLHNYPQPEMYLYDAQRATVLGEYGGIGLVLKDHIWEPNRNWGYVQFNSSKEVTDEYVKYADMLYQMIKRGFSAAVYTQTTDVEVEVNGLMTYDRKVIKLDEKRVKEINTRICNSLKK
- a CDS encoding hybrid sensor histidine kinase/response regulator transcription factor — protein: MKRLIIKLFLSLCLWAVLPVCAQDAVHYYFRTMDIRNGLSQNTVYQILQDRKGFMWFGTKDGLNRYDGLSFRIYKKENSGLGKNFITALYEDRRGNIWIGTDGGVFIYDPVLDSFTAFDEASDNGSIIRDFVTMIGSDEDDNIWISVENQGLFCYKPDEGRLLNHLHDSGLPNVTRFWLNGNTCWLALYADNLYYTKADFETPLQPFKDAEGNEIFKNDIINWQVSGPHNCVYIASLNGLTEINQTTGKTRKLLNTYVRALQFKSDNELWVGAESGLYIYNLTNDKITHLTVPDQDDLYALSDNAIYSLCCDKENGMWIGSYFGGVNYCPYQWTYFEKFYPRDNLRHFGRRVREICESNDGTLWIGTEDKGLFNYNPENGKIEPFEHPAIYQNVHGLCLDGDDLWVGTFSGGLNRVNLRTRQVKHYAKGESENSMVANDAFTICRTTTGDVWIGTTSGLLKYNRSTDDFTRIPQLKNMFTYNILEDFNGNLWFATFSNGVFCYNVRSQQWRNYLSNENDSTSLPYNKVISIYEDSRKRLWFMTLGEGFCRYNPETDNFTRYDMSKGFPSNTIYKMVEDKRGNLWITSNYGLVCFNPDTESKHVYTTANGLLSNQFNFQSGYIDKKGRIYLGSINGFIAFDPETFVENTFLPPVVITDFYLFNKRLSVDSPDSPLEKSITYADEIELDADQNSFSFQVAALSYQAPEMNGLECKLEGFDRDWYTVGRNSIINYSNLPYGSYTLRIKGSNSDGKWNATERVLDIHIHPPFYLSTWAYAVYTVLALCSLAAVIIYFRKRTRQKHQQAMDKFEREKERELYTAKIDFFTNVAHEIRTPLTLIKSPLENVLASRSVSDDIRDDLETMELNTNRLLDLVNQLLDFRKTETQGFQLNFVECDVSELLQKTYKRFKPLARERGLALSIETPESLYASVDREGLTKIISNLLTNAIKYSETYIRIRLYSEGERLLLSVCNDGLVIPVEMREEIFKPFIQYKTGTLRSVPGTGIGLALARSLAELHEGTLYMEDSMENNCFLLSLPLKHEQTVAMEHKEPVTGGESSEESGAGTALEQHRYTLLVVEDSLEMQAFVVKQLSSEYRVLTAVNGVEALKVLKEHTVNLVISDIMMPEMDGLELCEHLKSELDYSHIPIILLTAKTTLQAKIEGMKLGADVYIEKPFSVEYLKVCVANLLNNREKLRASFVNSPFVQTGSMAMTKADESFLKTLKEVVVANMQNPDFCLDDMASLLNMSRSSLNRKIKGILDMTPNDYIRLERLKKAAQLLKEGECKINEVCYMTGFNTPSYFTKCFQKQFGILPKDFVK
- a CDS encoding SusC/RagA family TonB-linked outer membrane protein; amino-acid sequence: MIKKILFLFFVVFAATAYSQDVTITGTVTDANSEPLVGVNVLVKGTTTGAITDIDGNFSVSGKKGSTLVFSYIGMLTQEVVYKGTALRVVMKDDSKALEEVVVIGYQTVKKSDLTGAVAVVDTKEMKKSAAGTLVSQMQGLATGINVRSSGRAGEDASIEIRGVGSLSNNSPLWVIDGMITDPGVDFNPADAESIQILKDASAAAIYGSRAANGVIIVTTKKGTKGPMKVNVSVKETLEWSPKFDLMNAAEYIKYNDIAYNEAIKDGIATVNSTQKHSQYDTNWQDEVLKTALVQDYNVSLSGGGDSGSYFVSAGYYNNDGVSYGNTFDRYSFRVNTQGKKGWFSFGENLAYSLTNTDPNQTNTYNDFLRMMPTIPIYDENNPGGYGYGDAAKYNTFGVNPIAREDLEYRHFRQNRLNGSLWLEFKPFEFLSYKFNGGIDLYFYENSWFRGEGNWTQNQEHRDPESQKARDNTYNMLIEHTLNFNKDFGKHHVDAVVGTTYQHHEWEGLWASRLNFPMLGNGDYLTVLNAGQSNQQNSNSISENAMISYLGRANYIYDDKYYLTATFRRDGTSRLAKENRWGNFPSFSGAWRISKEEFFDVPWINDLKIRGNWGRLGNSSIGDWDYIGTINQSIVTVFGGAIVPGSTQVKLVNAGLVWETKETVNVGFDASFLNQRLTVSAEYYNSKTSDVLAETPIAISTGNQGGSPWKNAASLRNKGFEFTLGWKDQISDFKYSALLNVTTMDNEVLSLGRDGTNRDYIDSGQARTKPGRSLAEFYLRKTDGIFKTQEQIDNYVTSTGTPIMIEGKRPQLGDVKYLDLNDDGEITDADRGYCGSPWAKMQMSLVFNAEWKNFDFSMMWNGQFGNKIYNVSRWQGRLFADNSNYIRFKKGEEPYQVNPNSNTPRIIYGDFRNSRDADRFLENGSYFRMKNISIGYNFRQDWLKNLGVEKLRLFATGSNLITITGYSGLDPDFKGANSVWNSGTDSFAYPNTRSVMFGLDLTF
- a CDS encoding RagB/SusD family nutrient uptake outer membrane protein, with translation MKKIYYGLMLAGALTLCTGCSSSLLDIDNPNEVTNDTYWNKPEDATAGVNACYSFLYKEGTWMRWLSFRYDLTSDEGWSSSPWIELGDWTRFLYNNYNFYEGNNIHWEHFYVGIFRCNQVLAHVPSIEMDETTKNQVLAQASFLRALWYFQVNLLWDKGTMPLEPKDASYIPEDASEQEIWDQVEKDLTFAMQYLPESWDAANLGRATKGAAKALLGKAYMQQHKYDKAKEQLQWLIDKEGSLYGLIANREDNFTDLDENNKEGIFEIQFDDQNKGGTGNDASMAFGFQRTQFYAPSGIGWGDGKARRWLVDEFLKEKRVDGKNDLRLYGSILYRGFSQDFPDQPKSYYRFENADWNDGWGTDPEDCYIRKYNTSYYRSAEDYFARNNYRIMRYADILMNYAECLVETGTNPADAAVYVDKVRERAGLAKLEDSQWKDCLSSKDAFIKRLQMERTLELCFEGWRWADLKRWGLLDSQAGIDELKARDKDFDNFIVGKHRRLPIPRDEVENSTVGGVAHLTQNPNY